The following are encoded in a window of Apis mellifera strain DH4 linkage group LG10, Amel_HAv3.1, whole genome shotgun sequence genomic DNA:
- the LOC410204 gene encoding titin isoform X4 — translation MGVDGAASKVLLFMVAAPGAMTEGGAKEGIGSEGERKVNTGSPAEAAGLKAGDAVIRVNNTEMYNLRHKDAQDIIVRAGNNFELTVQRGGGTWKPHVSPISSTLPSPSPTSGLSNIAPVTKTSLAAKKQDGPLIGSGHNFSPKPFLNGTGDGSIKSIVNKQYNSPVGIYSEETIAETLSAQAEVLAGGVLGVNFKKNEKNYNAENSEVFKMVQEADKEPKTPEPAEPTAQSGVITPCSPALAGLRPVSAPETKQHSQPSTPQSSLPPGQNVCAECERLIVGVFVRIKDKNLHVECFKCSTCGTSLKNVGYYNINNKLYCDIHAKLVARQNAPAGMVPITIPPGGNKAPASTISAALAHAPLSPPLSNHASSPQPFSACNRSSPDYFGSPNSQLSPLDKNGYISNGNCNWESKTFTSTITIQTGCTEPTRLGTTPVDPPSFRSVQAPTSNNLIGPKPFGSSNISSPPLASTGGSTLPRPQSQTVTENSTERLSHEEKSYYYEIVESTECRPSSSVKSKSLAWPPRKPIEDITYPTASPLYIDPNPALDRGSRQAVREKKACIEACERALTRKRGESTDREVESAMDRVSCPGPTYRRVELVEATGRQSRSEVTSRPSSTDSVRRSLTPTRIVQPVPRPWTATVTTGANLYEQSYGIEPPKVCKKYHQKEICQRERICERNQPFREEHRSYRSEICRREQTICEKPPLPSQHVATTRQEEAREEITEIDKEVTDLRAEDEREEEDVGGIKGEHDFVTETSEEDVDGMHVKKKMTFEKTIERIPSPARPCSPPMVVEERREEEREEQREERVEETVEEKSEEIYERKTSTHVDRQVEEAEERTVVESAEVVTSAVDVQQMVEKAKREEEERKREEEEEERRKEEERRRKEREEEEERERRRREEEERRRQEEEEERRRHVSFQEEEAEEVEEVREQPLGRTVVREERVTEEESDTPGKKKLVKETYEEITEEVLVQERVRRKGIEEDRKKSLREQVQVHQSLRDQQAPKRVCSKYPPAQEIMEINKKRVQFVKQTDTGPKPIPHSALQNSTPKEWKSEMVNALTTAPDRPFTPLSTSSSVKEVYTEETIYLDHRCRPKPPPKEELRPISPFQEALMIAPERPYTPLSREIGPDDQKIASRSQTPVLQGGVHWPPSDILFGEGKTRAEPPPKPSTPRPLPTPPPDYRLRDSSPVRSRPQTPSCSKAITATLKKPDTIPSYQRYLVATRKGAVESHTYQPSRTPTPTPGRSKSPAQGPPEPPSCFVKAHAPRIREDPPPKRSAVHFPTKKSVSYKIDEDTDDGHRHAEYVASKTVDFDEKRTDDPGQEPTDAVHAQYQEKRYMTSKETHEQKQSVTKKSLEVTEDFERCEKRVPARPLPEPREKPPKPSVCAIGRTSPSKPSLPCPMASETPPRPVYSSSTEVRHVSYPAPPKSKPCPDTGVTVLPCKAHSDQGTKAGVVVVPCEGPIPCCEKSGVCVVPTSDRSGVCVSPCFGMKTGTCGQPSGRCGKEEPACDVEIPPNCPESGICVSPCPDGSVCVAPCTKPGLPPSRAKLPFPQIPFPYEDPAPPPCPQTSNSFEPVRKPRTNLSGQLARLTCKTGRTGQNVPTVQLYKPENAQQQCEKARSCTETKSYCCKSYCSSTETSRCQSNGQCSTTTSNQCETRNYCQDGIHCEPSSNTQSLVDPPNLSSHPDLGTGVGGLGGAGSKSGTFAGSSAPKRGRGILNQATGPGSRLPLCAHCNSYVRGPFITALGQIWCPDHFVCVNTQCRRPLQDIGFVEEKGQLYCEYCFERFIAPSCNKCNNKIKGDCLNAIGKHFHPECFKCSYCGKLFGNSPFFLEEGLPYCEADWNELFTTKCFACGFPVEAGDRWVEALNNNYHSQCFNCTMCKKNLEGQSFYAKGGRPFCKNHAR, via the exons GTGAATACCGGATCACCGGCGGAAGCGGCAGGTCTGAAGGCCGGCGATGCAGTAATCAGGGTGAACAACACGGAGATGTACAATCTGAGGCACAAGGACGCGCAGGACATTATCGTGAGAGCCGGGAACAACTTCGAGTTGACCGTACAGAG AGGTGGAGGCACCTGGAAACCGCACGTGTCTCCGATAAGCTCTACCCTGCCCTCGCCGTCCCCCACCAGCGGATTGAGCAACATAGCTCCAGTTACGAAAACATCGTTGGCCGCCAAGAAACAGGATGGGCCGCTCATAGGGAGCGGTCACAATTTCAGCCCGAAACCATTC CTTAACGGGACGGGGGACGGGTCGATCAAATCGATCGTTAACAAACAGTACAACAGCCCAGTGGGTATATACAGCGAGGAGACTATCGCGGAGACTCTTTCCGCCCAAGCGGAAGTTCTAGCCGGCGGTGTGCTCGG GGTGAATTTCAAGAAGAACGAGAAGAATTACAACGCGGAGAACAGCGAGGTATTCAAAATGGTTCAGGAAGCTGACAAAGAGCCAAAGACACCGGAACCCG CGGAGCCAACTGCGCAGAGCGGCGTGATTACGCCGTGCTCGCCGGCCCTGGCAGGACTGAGGCCAGTCTCGGCGCCTGAAACGAAGCAGCACTCCCAACCGTCCACGCCGCAATCGAGCCTACCACCTGGACAGAACGTTTGTGCCGAATGCGAGAGGCTCATCGT AGGTGTGTTCGTGAGAATCAAGGACAAGAATCTTCACGTGGAGTGTTTCAAATGCTCCACTTGCGGCACTTCCTTGAAAAACGTCGGCTACTATAATATCAACAACAAATTGTATTGCGACATACACGCGAAATTGGTCGCCAGGCAAAATGCACCTGCTGGCATGGTTCCAATCACTATACCACC GGGCGGTAATAAGGCTCCCGCGAGCACCATTTCCGCCGCTCTCGCGCATGCTCCGTTATCCCCACCCTTGAGCAATCACGCATCGTCGCCCCAACCATTCTCC GCTTGCAATCGTTCGAGTCCCGATTACTTCGGATCCCCGAATTCTCAACTATCGCCCCTCGATAAGAACGGATACATCAGCAACGGCAACTGCAACTGGGAATCGAAAACGTTTACGAGCACGATCACCATTCAGACGGGTTGCACAGAG CCCACCCGCCTTGGCACTACGCCCGTCGATCCACCCAGTTTCCGATCAGTCCAG GCTCCAACGTCGAACAATTTAATCGGTCCTAAACCGTTTGGATCGTCCAATATATCGTCCCCTCCGCTAGCGAGCACAGGAGGTAGCACTCTGCCACGACCCCAGAGTCAGACAGTGACCG AAAACTCGACCGAGAGACTGAGCCACGAGGAAAAGTCCTATTATTACGAGATCGTCGAGAGTACCGAGTGCCGTCCAAGCTCGTCCGTGAAATCGAAGAGTCTCGCCTGGCCGCCCCGAAAACCGATCGAGGACATCACCTATCCGACCGCGAGTCCTTTGTACATCGATCCAAACCCGGCCCTCGATCGAGGGAGCAGGCAGGCGGTGAGGGAGAAGAAGGCTTGCATCGAGGCTTGCGAAAGGGCACTGACCAGGAAGAGGGGGGAGAGCACGGATCGCGAGGTGGAGAGCGCCATGGATCGGGTCAGTTGTCCGGGGCCGACTTACAGAAGGGTCGAGCTGGTCGAGGCTACGGGGAGGCAGTCGAGGAGCGAGGTAACCTCGAGGCCTAGCTCCACCGACAGCGTGAGGAGATCGTTGACGCCGACCAGGATCGTTCAACCGGTGCCGAGGCCGTGGACGGCCACGGTCACGACCGGCGCCAACCTCTACGAGCAGAGTTACGGGATCGAGCCTCCCAAAGTGTGCAAGAAGTACCATCAGAAGGAGATCTGTCAAAGGGAACGGATATGCGAGAGGAATCAACCGTTCCGGGAGGAGCATCGCTCGTATCGATCCGAGATCTGTAGACGGGAACAGACCATCTGCGAGAAGCCGCCGTTGCCCAGCCAACACGTTGCGACGACCAGGCAGGAGGAGGCCAGGGAGGAGATCACGGAGATCGACAAGGAGGTGACGGATTTGAGGGCGGAGgacgagagggaggaggaagacgTCGGAGGGATAAAGGGAGAGCACGACTTCGTAACCGAGACGTCGGAGGAGGACGTGGATGGGATGCacgtgaagaagaaaatgacgTTCGAGAAGACCATCGAGAGGATCCCGTCTCCGGCTCGGCCCTGCTCCCCCCCTATGGTCGtggaggagagaagggaggaggagagggaggagcaGAGGGAAGAGAGGGTGGAGGAGACGGTGGAGGAGAAGTCGGAGGAAATTTACGAGAGGAAAACGTCGACTCACGTGGACAGGCAGGTGGAGGAGGCGGAGGAGAGGACGGTGGTTGAATCGGCCGAGGTGGTCACCTCTGCGGTGGACGTGCAACAGATGGTGGAGAAAGCGAAgcgggaggaagaggagaggaagcgggaggaggaggaggaggagaggcggaaggaggaagagcggaggagaaaggaaagggaggaggaggaggagagggaacgAAGGAggcgcgaggaggaggagcgtaggagacaggaggaggaggaggaacggaGGAGGCACGTGAGTTTCCAGGAAGAGGAGGCGGAGGAAGTGGAGGAAGTTCGGGAACAACCTCTGGGAAGAACGGTGGTGCGCGAGGAAAGGGTGACGGAAGAGGAAAGCGACACACCCGGGAAGAAGAAACTCGTGAAAGAGACCTACGAGGAGATCACGGAGGAGGTGTTGGTCCAGGAGCGCGTAAGAAGAAAGGGGATCGAGGAGGATCGGAAGAAGAGTCTGAGGGAACAGGTGCAGGTCCATCAAAGTTTGAGGGATCAACAAGCGCCCAAGCGCGTGTGCTCCAAGTATCCCCCAGCTCAGGAGATCAtggagattaataaaaaacgcgTGCAGTTTGTGAAGCAGACCGACACAGGCCCGAAACCGATACCGCACTCCGCTCTTCAGAATTCCACCCCGAAAGAGTGGAAATCCGAGATGGTGAACGCGTTGACGACCGCGCCCGACCGACCTTTCACGCCCCTCAGTACGTCTTCGAGCGTGAAGGAGGTGTACACCGAGGAGACGATATACCTGGATCACAGGTGTCGGCCCAAACCACCTCCGAAGGAAGAACTCCGACCGATATCCCCGTTCCAGGAGGCGCTGATGATCGCGCCCGAACGCCCGTACACGCCGCTCAGTCGCGAGATCGGGCCGGACGATCAGAAAATCGCGAGCCGTTCCCAGACCCCCGTGCTTCAAGGAGGCGTCCATTGGCCCCCTTCCGATATCCTGTTCGGCGAGGGGAAAACCCGCGCGGAACCACCTCCCAAACCGTCCACCCCTCGGCCTTTGCCCACCCCGCCGCCCGACTACCGCCTCAGAGACTCGTCTCCCGTGAGATCGAGGCCGCAGACGCCAAGTTGCAGCAAAGCAATAACGGCCACGTTGAAGAAGCCGGACACTATCCCCTCTTATCAGAGATACTTGGTGGCGACGAGGAAAGGCGCGGTGGAGAGTCACACGTACCAACCGAGCAGAACTCCCACTCCAACGCCAGGAAGGTCCAAGTCGCCTGCTCAAGGCCCGCCTGAACCGCCTTCCTGCTTCGTCAAGGCCCACGCGCCGAGAATAAGGGAGGATCCCCCGCCCAAGCGAAGCGCCGTACACTTCCCTACCAAGAAAAGCGTTTCCTACAAAATAGACGAGGACACGGACGACGGGCACAGGCACGCCGAGTACGTGGCGAGCAAGACGGTTGATTTCGACGAGAAACGAACCGACGACCCGGGCCAAGAGCCGACCGACGCGGTCCACGCTCAATACCAGGAGAAACGATACATGACCAGCAAAGAGACGCACGAGCAGAAGCAATCGGTCACGAAGAAATCGCTCGAGGTGACGGAAGACTTCGAGAGATGCGAGAAAAGAGTTCCAGCTCGACCATTGCCGGAGCCGCGGGAGAAGCCGCCTAAGCCGTCCGTGTGCGCGATCGGTAGAACGAGCCCCTCCAAACCCTCCTTGCCTTGCCCCATGGCTTCGGAAACTCCTCCTCGACCCGTGTACAGCAGCTCGACGGAGGTGCGCCACGTCAGTTATCCGGCTCCCCCGAAATCGAAACCGTGCCCCGACACCGGCGTAACCGTGTTACCGTGCAAAGCGCACTCCGACCAAGGCACGAAAGCaggggtggtggtggtgcCTTGCGAGGGGCCGATTCCTTGCTGCGAAAAGTCAGGGGTGTGCGTGGTCCCAACCTCGGACCGGTCGGGTGTCTGCGTCTCCCCGTGCTTCGGGATGAAAACGGGGACCTGCGGCCAACCGTCCGGCCGTTGCGGCAAAGAAGAGCCGGCCTGCGACGTCGAGATCCCTCCCAATTGCCCGGAATCTGGAATCTGCGTGTCCCCGTGCCCCGACGGCTCGGTCTGCGTGGCTCCTTGCACCAAGCCCGGCTTACCTCCCTCGAGGGCCAAACTTCCCTTCCCTCAGATCCCGTTCCCCTACGAGGACCCAGCCCCCCCGCCTTGCCCTCAAACCAGCAACTCCTTCGAGCCTGTTCGCAAGCCTCGCACTAATTTGAGCGGGCAGCTAGCGCGACTCACTTGCAAAACCGGGAGAACCGGCCAGAACGTTCCCACCGTCCAATTGTACAAGCCCGAGAATGCTCAACAACAATGCGAAAAAGCTCGAAGCTGCACCGAGACTAAGAGCTATTGCTGTAAAAGCTATTGTTCCTCGACCGAAACCTCCCGTTGTCAATCGAACGGTCAATGTTCGACCACCACCAGTAATCAATGTGAGACCCGAAATTACTGTCAGGACGGTATCCATTGTGAACCCTCTAGCAATACCCAAAGTTTAGTAGACCCACCAAATTTGTCATCCCACCCGGATCTAGGTACCGGAGTCGGTGGTCTCGGTGGTGCCGGGTCGAAGAGCGGAACTTTCGCTGGTAGCAGCGCGCCAAAGCGAGGAAGGGGTATCCTGAACCAAGCAACTGGACCGGGATCACGATTGCCCCTCTGCGCCCATTGCAACTCTTACGTCAG GGGACCGTTCATCACGGCTCTGGGACAAATTTGGTGCCCCGATCACTTTGTCTGCGTGAATACGCAATGTCGTCGACCGTTACAGGATATCGGTTTCGTAGAAGAGAAGGGACAGCTCTACTGCGAATACTGTTTCGAACGTTTCATCGCGCCAAGCTGCAACAAATGCAACAACAAAATCAAAGGC gATTGTCTAAACGCAATTGGAAAGCATTTCCACCCTGAATGCTTCAAATGTTCCTATTGCGGCAAACTCTTTGGCAACAGCCCGTTCTTCCTCGAAGAAGGATTGCCCTACTGTGAAGCAG ATTGGAACGAGTTATTCACGACAAAATGTTTCGCGTGTGGATTCCCAGTCGAAGCTGGAGATCGCTGGGTGGAGGCCCTGAACAATAATTACCACAGCCAGTGTTTCAACTGCACG ATGTGCAAGAAGAATCTCGAAGGCCAAAGTTTTTACGCGAAGGGTGGTCGTCCATTCTGCAAAAACCATGCACGTTAA